The following proteins come from a genomic window of Oricola thermophila:
- a CDS encoding branched-chain amino acid ABC transporter permease, translating to MTSTKLAFAPLADTARRGRMIVHGIVLVIGLALAFAPFLFQDVRSAQVAARICVFIVLAASYDLLIGYTGIVSFAHTMFFGLGAYGAAMALKALGPGWDAVFLGGLAGTLTAAILAVLIGALSLRVKAIFFAMVTLAAASVMMVLASQFSEFTGGEDGIVYKAPDLFKPATKLLTDDDGKVLKLFGVSMNGKIAAYYFVFLTCLMLFLALMRIVRSPLGTVLEAIRENELRAEAIGYRVVAYRTSVFVIAAVVAALTGSVWAVWLKYTGPETTLSFSIMIDILLMVVIGGMGTMVGAVIGVTLMSLAQFYLKDLMAAAADATEAVPLLPDLLNPDRWLLWLGILFILLVYFFPAGIAGTLMKKGSH from the coding sequence CCCGCCGGGGCCGAATGATCGTCCACGGGATCGTGTTGGTCATAGGACTGGCGCTCGCTTTCGCGCCGTTCCTGTTCCAGGATGTGCGCTCGGCGCAGGTGGCCGCGCGAATCTGCGTATTCATAGTGCTGGCCGCGAGCTACGATCTGTTGATCGGCTACACCGGCATCGTTTCCTTCGCTCACACCATGTTCTTCGGCCTTGGCGCCTATGGTGCGGCGATGGCGCTGAAGGCACTCGGTCCGGGTTGGGACGCGGTGTTTCTCGGCGGATTGGCGGGCACGTTGACGGCCGCGATCCTTGCCGTGCTGATCGGAGCGCTGTCATTGCGCGTGAAAGCCATATTCTTTGCCATGGTCACATTGGCGGCGGCTTCCGTGATGATGGTGCTTGCCTCCCAGTTTTCCGAATTCACCGGCGGCGAGGACGGCATCGTCTACAAGGCGCCGGACCTGTTCAAGCCGGCGACCAAGCTGCTGACGGATGACGACGGCAAGGTGCTCAAGCTGTTCGGCGTGTCGATGAACGGCAAGATAGCCGCATACTACTTCGTGTTCCTGACCTGCCTGATGCTGTTCCTGGCGCTGATGCGTATCGTACGCTCGCCGCTGGGTACCGTGCTGGAAGCAATCCGTGAAAACGAACTGCGCGCCGAGGCGATCGGCTATCGCGTCGTCGCGTACCGGACATCCGTTTTCGTCATCGCCGCGGTCGTTGCGGCGCTAACCGGTTCGGTCTGGGCCGTGTGGCTGAAATACACCGGGCCCGAGACGACGTTGTCCTTCTCGATCATGATCGACATATTGCTGATGGTGGTCATTGGCGGAATGGGAACCATGGTTGGCGCGGTGATCGGCGTCACGCTGATGAGCCTCGCGCAATTCTACCTCAAGGACCTGATGGCAGCGGCTGCGGATGCGACGGAAGCGGTGCCACTGTTGCCGGACCTGCTCAACCCGGACCGGTGGCTGCTGTGGCTCGGCATCCTGTTCATACTCCTTGTCTATTTCTTCCCGGCCGGCATCGCGGGAACCCTGATGAAGAAAGGCTCTCATTGA
- a CDS encoding alpha/beta fold hydrolase, producing the protein MVERRSVYVACGQHELHVSAWGKPSRPALVMWHGLARTGRDFDEVAAALSDTYFVVCPDTVGRGLSSWAKDVKTDYSYAAYGEHAAAIFDHFHIDRVRWVGTSMGGLVGVTLAAGRMRGRITHLVVNDIGPWIPEEARDRISAYVGNPPSFHTVSELEQWLRAAYAPFGDNSDTFWRRMADTSVRRKDDGGVTVHYDPNIVTQFTLHKGDLDCWAEWDSLDIPVLLLRGRQSDVLPETVAAEMCQRGPKPELVEFENVGHAPTLATEAEWSLLRDFLA; encoded by the coding sequence ATGGTCGAACGGCGCTCGGTTTACGTTGCCTGCGGGCAGCACGAATTGCATGTCAGCGCTTGGGGCAAGCCCTCCAGGCCGGCATTGGTCATGTGGCACGGGCTGGCGCGTACGGGGCGCGATTTCGACGAGGTGGCCGCCGCGCTCAGCGATACCTATTTCGTGGTCTGTCCCGATACGGTCGGGCGAGGACTTTCGTCCTGGGCGAAGGACGTGAAGACCGATTATTCCTATGCTGCCTATGGAGAGCATGCGGCGGCCATATTCGATCATTTCCATATCGACAGGGTGCGATGGGTCGGCACGTCAATGGGCGGACTTGTCGGCGTGACCTTGGCCGCGGGAAGGATGAGAGGGCGCATCACGCATCTCGTCGTCAATGATATCGGCCCCTGGATCCCGGAAGAGGCCAGAGACCGGATTTCCGCCTATGTCGGCAATCCCCCCAGTTTTCATACCGTGAGCGAACTGGAGCAATGGCTGCGTGCGGCCTATGCGCCATTCGGCGACAATAGCGATACGTTCTGGCGGCGAATGGCAGATACATCGGTGCGGCGCAAGGACGATGGCGGTGTCACGGTTCACTATGATCCGAACATCGTCACGCAATTCACCTTGCACAAGGGGGATCTCGACTGCTGGGCTGAGTGGGATTCGCTGGATATCCCGGTGCTCCTCCTCCGCGGAAGGCAATCCGATGTATTGCCGGAAACGGTTGCAGCCGAGATGTGCCAAAGAGGGCCGAAACCGGAATTGGTGGAGTTCGAGAATGTCGGCCATGCGCCAACGCTGGCGACAGAGGCCGAGTGGAGCCTCCTGCGAGATTTCCTCGCCTGA
- a CDS encoding formate dehydrogenase subunit gamma, with protein MAGTSSTAEIDDRVNSIVDQHSHLEGPLLPILHAVQEELGCVPQEALPIIAGRLNLSRAEVHGVASFYHDFREQPAGRHTVRICRAEACQSMGADRVAEHAKGRFKLNFGETAADGTVTLEAVYCLGLCACAPAAMVDGKVVGRVDEARIDAIAEEVRA; from the coding sequence TTGGCCGGGACATCGTCGACCGCCGAGATCGATGATCGAGTCAATTCGATCGTCGATCAACACAGCCATCTTGAAGGGCCGCTTCTGCCGATCCTGCATGCGGTGCAGGAGGAGCTCGGGTGTGTTCCGCAGGAGGCGCTGCCGATCATTGCCGGGCGACTCAATCTAAGTCGTGCCGAAGTGCACGGGGTTGCCAGCTTCTACCATGATTTCCGGGAGCAACCTGCTGGTCGGCACACGGTCAGGATCTGTCGTGCGGAAGCCTGCCAGTCGATGGGGGCGGACCGGGTTGCCGAACATGCCAAGGGGCGTTTCAAGCTGAATTTCGGCGAGACTGCAGCTGACGGAACGGTTACCCTGGAGGCGGTCTACTGCCTTGGCCTGTGCGCCTGCGCGCCGGCCGCGATGGTTGATGGCAAGGTAGTCGGCCGTGTTGACGAGGCGCGCATCGACGCGATCGCCGAGGAGGTGCGGGCATGA
- a CDS encoding formate dehydrogenase beta subunit translates to MTVTVYVPGDSGALALGADEVARGIAEQAAAIGADIRIVRNGSRGLYWLEPMVEVATGGGRAAYGPVSAGDVASLFEAGFLSGGAHPLSLGDPEEIPFLKNQTRLTFARCGIVDPLSLEDYEAHDGLKGLRNAIAMTPSDIVQTVTDSGLRGRGGAGFPTGIKWKTVLDAAGPQKYIVCNADEGDSGTFADRMLMEGDPFVLIEGMAIAGLATGATKGYLYTRSEYPDAIRTMNAALAVAREKGVLGTSVLGSGKAFDIEVRVGAGAYVCGEETSLLNSLEGKRGVVRAKPPLPAHHGFLGKPTVVNNVISLASVPVIFDRGSEFYRDFGMGRSRGTIPIQIAGNVKHGGLYETAFGLTLGELVDEIGGGTATGRPVKAVQVGGPLGAYFPRELFDTPFDYEAFAARDGLIGHAGIVVFDDTVDMAKQAHFAFEFCAIESCGKCTPCRIGAVRGAETVDKIMQGIDREKNIALVADLCNTMKFGSLCALGGFTPYPVMSALNHFPDDFRKKTYLQAAE, encoded by the coding sequence ATGACGGTCACGGTCTATGTTCCGGGAGATTCCGGTGCCCTTGCGCTTGGAGCCGACGAGGTGGCGCGGGGCATCGCCGAGCAAGCGGCGGCCATTGGCGCGGATATCCGGATCGTACGCAACGGTTCGCGCGGCCTTTACTGGCTGGAGCCGATGGTCGAGGTCGCGACGGGCGGCGGTCGCGCAGCTTACGGGCCCGTATCGGCAGGCGACGTGGCGTCGCTTTTCGAGGCGGGATTCCTGTCCGGCGGCGCGCATCCGCTTTCGCTGGGCGACCCGGAGGAAATACCTTTCCTGAAGAACCAGACGCGGCTCACTTTCGCGCGCTGCGGCATCGTCGATCCGCTTTCGCTGGAGGACTACGAGGCGCATGACGGGCTGAAGGGATTACGCAATGCGATCGCGATGACGCCATCCGATATCGTGCAGACGGTCACCGATTCCGGGCTGCGCGGTCGTGGCGGGGCGGGATTTCCGACCGGTATCAAGTGGAAGACGGTGCTCGATGCGGCGGGACCGCAGAAATACATCGTCTGCAATGCCGACGAGGGAGACAGCGGTACCTTCGCCGACCGGATGCTCATGGAGGGCGATCCCTTCGTGCTCATCGAGGGCATGGCGATCGCAGGCCTGGCGACCGGTGCGACCAAGGGATATCTCTATACCCGGTCGGAATATCCGGACGCGATCCGCACAATGAATGCCGCCTTGGCGGTTGCCCGCGAGAAAGGGGTTCTCGGCACTTCGGTGCTCGGGTCCGGCAAGGCCTTTGACATCGAGGTGCGAGTCGGTGCCGGGGCCTATGTCTGCGGCGAGGAGACGTCGCTTCTCAACTCTCTGGAGGGCAAGCGCGGCGTGGTGCGTGCCAAGCCGCCACTGCCGGCCCACCACGGCTTCCTCGGCAAGCCAACGGTGGTCAACAACGTCATATCGCTTGCTTCGGTACCGGTCATCTTCGACAGGGGCTCCGAATTCTACCGCGATTTCGGCATGGGCCGGTCGCGCGGCACGATTCCGATTCAGATCGCCGGCAACGTCAAGCATGGTGGATTGTACGAAACGGCCTTCGGCCTAACCCTTGGCGAGCTCGTGGATGAAATCGGCGGCGGCACGGCGACGGGCCGTCCGGTGAAGGCCGTGCAGGTCGGTGGCCCGCTGGGCGCCTATTTCCCGCGTGAACTGTTCGATACGCCGTTCGACTACGAGGCCTTCGCGGCAAGGGATGGCCTGATCGGACATGCGGGCATTGTCGTGTTCGATGATACGGTGGACATGGCGAAACAGGCTCATTTCGCCTTCGAATTCTGTGCCATCGAGAGCTGCGGCAAGTGCACACCGTGCCGGATAGGCGCGGTGCGCGGTGCGGAAACGGTCGACAAGATCATGCAGGGGATCGACCGGGAAAAGAACATCGCGCTGGTCGCCGACCTCTGTAACACGATGAAATTCGGCTCGCTCTGCGCTCTGGGCGGTTTTACGCCCTATCCGGTGATGAGCGCGCTCAACCATTTCCCGGATGATTTCCGGAAAAAAACCTATCTGCAAGCGGCGGAGTGA
- the fdhF gene encoding formate dehydrogenase subunit alpha: protein MRLVQETDFGTPASRSEKTVTLTIDGFEVTVPEGTSIMRAAMEAGIQVPKLCATDMIDAFGSCRLCLVEIEGRAGTPSSCTTPVAEGMAVHTQTPKLKDIRRGVMELYISDHPLDCLTCAANGDCELQDMAGAVGLRDVRYGYDGDNHVTARNGDQPNMRWMPKDESNPYFTYDPSKCIVCSRCVRACEEVQGTFALTIEGRGFDSRVSPGMHEDFLSSECVSCGACVQACPTATLTEKSVIETGQPEHSVVTTCAYCGVGCSFKAEMRGEELVRMVPYKDGKANRGHSCVKGRFAWGYANHRDRILNPMIRESIDQPWREVSWDEALSFAAGRLKGLQEEYGKNSIGVITSSRCTNEETFLVQKLARAVFRNNNTDTCARVCHSPTGYGLGQAFGTSAGTQDFDSVEHSDVVVVIGANPTDGHPVFGSRLKKRLRDGAKLIVIDPRRIDLVRTPHVEAAYHLPLRPGTNVAVLTAMAHVIVTEGLMNEAFIRERCDWDEFQDYAAFVADERNSPEAVEASTGVPAEAVRGAARLYATGGNGAIYYGLGVTEHSQGSTAVMAIANLAMLTGNIGRPGVGVNPLRGQNNVQGSCDMGSFPHELPGYRHVKLPEVRAIFEEAWGVEIDSEPGLRIPNMLDAAVDGTFKGIYIQGEDILQSDPDTKHVAAGLAAMECVIVHDLFLNETANYAHVFLPGSTFLEKDGTFTNAERRINRVRRVMRPKNGYADWEVTQMLANAMGAEWNYTHPSQIMDEIAATTPSFAGVSYDLLEEKGSVQWPCNEANPEGSPVMHVNGFVRGKGKFIVTEYVATDEKTGPRFPLLLTTGRILSQYNVGAQTRRTANVVWHDEDVLEIHPHDAEQRGIREGDWVRLSSRSGETALRARITDRVAPGVVYTTFHHPDTQANVITTDFSDWATNCPEYKVTAVQVTPSNGLTEWQIEYQEKSRKARRIIQAEPAE from the coding sequence ATGCGTCTGGTACAAGAAACCGATTTCGGTACTCCCGCTTCCCGGTCCGAAAAGACCGTGACCCTGACGATCGACGGCTTCGAGGTCACGGTGCCCGAGGGCACTTCCATCATGCGGGCGGCGATGGAAGCCGGCATCCAGGTGCCCAAGCTGTGCGCGACCGACATGATCGATGCCTTCGGCTCATGCCGTCTCTGTCTTGTCGAAATCGAAGGACGTGCAGGTACGCCCTCTTCATGCACGACGCCGGTCGCCGAAGGGATGGCTGTTCATACACAGACGCCGAAGCTCAAGGATATTCGCCGCGGCGTGATGGAACTCTACATCTCGGACCATCCGCTCGATTGCCTGACCTGCGCGGCAAACGGCGATTGCGAGTTGCAGGACATGGCGGGTGCAGTCGGCCTGCGCGACGTGCGCTACGGTTACGACGGCGACAACCACGTGACGGCGCGCAACGGTGACCAGCCGAACATGCGCTGGATGCCGAAGGACGAATCAAATCCCTACTTCACCTACGATCCGTCGAAATGCATCGTCTGCTCGCGCTGCGTGCGGGCCTGCGAGGAGGTTCAGGGCACGTTCGCGCTGACCATCGAGGGCAGGGGTTTCGACAGTCGCGTATCGCCCGGAATGCACGAGGATTTCCTGTCGTCGGAATGCGTTTCCTGTGGCGCTTGCGTGCAGGCCTGCCCGACCGCGACGCTGACGGAGAAATCGGTCATCGAGACCGGACAGCCGGAGCACTCGGTGGTGACGACCTGTGCCTATTGCGGAGTCGGCTGTTCCTTCAAGGCGGAGATGCGCGGCGAGGAACTCGTGCGCATGGTTCCCTACAAGGACGGCAAGGCGAACCGCGGTCATTCCTGCGTGAAGGGGCGCTTCGCCTGGGGCTATGCGAACCACCGTGACCGCATCCTGAACCCGATGATACGTGAGAGTATCGACCAGCCCTGGCGCGAGGTTTCCTGGGACGAGGCATTGAGCTTTGCCGCGGGCAGGTTGAAGGGCCTGCAAGAGGAGTATGGGAAGAACTCGATCGGCGTGATCACCTCGTCGCGCTGCACTAACGAGGAGACGTTCCTCGTCCAGAAACTTGCGCGCGCGGTTTTCCGCAACAACAACACCGACACCTGCGCCCGCGTCTGCCATTCGCCGACGGGTTACGGTCTCGGCCAGGCTTTCGGTACCTCGGCAGGCACGCAGGATTTCGATTCCGTCGAGCATTCCGACGTCGTGGTGGTCATCGGCGCGAATCCCACGGACGGACATCCGGTTTTCGGCTCGCGCCTGAAGAAGCGGCTGCGCGACGGGGCCAAGCTGATCGTCATCGATCCGCGCCGGATCGATCTGGTGCGCACGCCGCATGTCGAGGCCGCCTACCACCTGCCGCTCAGGCCGGGCACCAATGTCGCGGTTCTGACCGCGATGGCGCATGTCATCGTTACCGAAGGGCTGATGAACGAAGCCTTCATCCGCGAGCGTTGTGACTGGGACGAGTTCCAGGACTATGCCGCCTTCGTTGCCGACGAGCGCAACTCGCCGGAAGCGGTGGAGGCGTCGACCGGTGTGCCCGCAGAGGCCGTTCGCGGGGCAGCGCGGCTGTATGCGACGGGCGGCAACGGGGCGATCTACTACGGTCTCGGCGTGACCGAACACAGCCAGGGTTCGACCGCCGTGATGGCGATCGCCAATCTCGCCATGCTGACCGGCAATATCGGTCGGCCGGGTGTCGGGGTGAACCCGCTGCGCGGCCAGAACAATGTGCAGGGCTCCTGCGACATGGGGTCATTCCCGCACGAGTTGCCGGGATACCGGCACGTCAAGTTGCCGGAGGTGCGTGCCATCTTCGAGGAGGCCTGGGGCGTTGAAATCGACTCCGAGCCGGGGCTGCGCATCCCGAACATGCTGGACGCGGCCGTCGACGGCACATTCAAGGGCATCTACATACAGGGCGAGGACATCCTGCAATCCGATCCCGACACCAAGCATGTCGCCGCCGGGCTGGCGGCGATGGAATGCGTGATCGTTCACGACCTTTTCCTCAACGAGACGGCAAATTACGCGCACGTGTTCCTGCCCGGCTCGACCTTCCTGGAGAAGGATGGCACCTTCACCAACGCCGAGCGTCGCATCAACCGCGTGCGCCGGGTGATGCGTCCGAAGAACGGCTATGCCGACTGGGAAGTCACCCAGATGCTCGCCAACGCGATGGGTGCGGAATGGAACTATACCCATCCGAGCCAGATCATGGACGAAATCGCGGCGACGACGCCGAGCTTTGCCGGTGTCAGCTACGATCTGCTGGAGGAGAAAGGCTCGGTGCAGTGGCCGTGCAACGAGGCGAATCCGGAAGGCTCGCCGGTGATGCACGTGAACGGCTTCGTGCGGGGAAAGGGCAAGTTCATCGTTACCGAATATGTCGCGACCGACGAGAAGACCGGTCCGCGCTTCCCGCTGTTGCTGACGACAGGCCGAATTCTCAGCCAGTACAATGTCGGCGCGCAGACACGGCGCACCGCGAATGTCGTCTGGCATGACGAGGACGTGCTCGAGATCCACCCCCACGATGCCGAACAGCGCGGAATCCGTGAGGGCGACTGGGTGCGGCTCTCCAGCCGTTCCGGCGAGACCGCTCTGCGGGCCCGGATCACCGACCGCGTGGCGCCGGGCGTCGTCTACACGACGTTCCACCACCCGGACACACAGGCCAACGTGATCACCACCGATTTTTCGGACTGGGCGACCAACTGTCCGGAGTACAAGGTGACCGCGGTGCAGGTGACGCCTTCGAACGGACTGACGGAATGGCAGATCGAGTACCAGGAGAAGTCACGGAAGGCACGGCGGATCATTCAAGCGGAACCTGCCGAGTAG
- the fdhD gene encoding formate dehydrogenase accessory sulfurtransferase FdhD, whose product MSPDTVHPIERQYRRAGRHGSGPRMVAEETPVALTFNGVTHAVMMATPSDLEDFAVGFSLNEGIVGALDEIERIEIVEADNGIDLQIRLREDADERLARRRRAMAGPVGCGLCGVESIEEAVKPRAAVDSDFTMPADEITNAVAELTKVQVMNAETGAVHAAGFWSPEEGVVLAREDVGRHNALDKLAGALARVGTDCGQGAVLLTSRVSVEMIQKTAAIGAPIVLAISAPTALAVRTAVQSNITLVAVVRGEDHEIFTHPRRITNGEIADVA is encoded by the coding sequence ATGTCGCCAGACACGGTTCATCCCATCGAAAGGCAGTATCGGCGCGCGGGGCGCCATGGCTCCGGTCCGCGCATGGTTGCCGAGGAGACACCGGTTGCATTGACTTTCAACGGCGTGACCCATGCGGTGATGATGGCAACGCCGTCGGACCTGGAAGATTTCGCGGTCGGTTTTTCCCTCAACGAGGGGATTGTCGGGGCACTTGACGAAATCGAACGGATCGAGATCGTAGAGGCCGACAACGGTATCGACCTGCAAATACGCCTGAGGGAAGATGCGGACGAGCGGCTGGCAAGACGCCGCCGCGCAATGGCGGGGCCGGTCGGGTGCGGGCTTTGTGGCGTCGAGAGCATAGAGGAGGCGGTGAAACCGCGCGCGGCCGTGGACAGCGATTTCACGATGCCTGCCGACGAAATCACCAATGCCGTCGCGGAGTTGACCAAGGTTCAAGTGATGAATGCCGAAACGGGAGCCGTGCATGCTGCCGGTTTCTGGTCGCCGGAAGAAGGAGTCGTTCTGGCGCGCGAGGATGTAGGCCGTCACAATGCGCTCGACAAGCTTGCGGGCGCACTCGCCCGCGTCGGCACCGATTGCGGGCAGGGTGCCGTGTTGCTGACAAGCCGGGTTTCGGTCGAAATGATCCAGAAAACGGCGGCAATCGGCGCGCCGATCGTGCTCGCCATTTCTGCGCCGACCGCGCTTGCAGTGCGGACTGCCGTTCAGTCCAACATCACGCTTGTCGCAGTGGTGCGCGGCGAGGACCACGAGATCTTTACCCATCCCAGACGGATCACAAACGGGGAAATTGCCGATGTCGCCTGA
- a CDS encoding formate dehydrogenase subunit delta has protein sequence MSPEKLIRMANQIATFFRTKPHEEAVMGVAEHISNFWEPRMRARLFDLLSDNCQGLDPLVIEAKDYIRPVEENA, from the coding sequence ATGTCGCCTGAGAAGCTCATCCGCATGGCCAATCAGATCGCCACCTTCTTCAGGACGAAGCCGCATGAGGAAGCGGTAATGGGAGTTGCAGAACACATCTCGAATTTCTGGGAGCCACGCATGCGGGCACGGTTGTTCGACCTGTTGTCCGACAATTGCCAAGGCCTTGATCCGCTCGTGATCGAGGCGAAGGACTATATCCGTCCGGTAGAGGAAAATGCCTGA
- a CDS encoding hydrogenase small subunit, giving the protein MTETFYEVMRRQGITRRSFLKFCSLTAASLGLGPTFAPQIAHAMETKPRIPVLWLHGLECTCCSESFIRSAHPLAKDVILSMISLDYDDTIMAAAGHEAEAIIDETIQKYDGNYILACEGNPPLNQEGMSCIIGGRPYLEQLKHAADHCKAIISWGSCASWGCVQAARPNPTQATPIHKVPGLAPKPIIKVPGCPPIAEVMTAVITYILTFERFPELDRQGRPKMFYSQRIHDKCYRRPHFDAGQFVEHFDDEGARKGYCLYKVGCKGPTTYNACSTVRWNGGLSFPIQSGHPCFGCSEDGFWDKGSFYDRLTDVHGFGIEANADEIGGTAATVVGAAAAAHAALSAVKRARQKGDEK; this is encoded by the coding sequence ATGACAGAAACATTTTACGAGGTGATGCGCCGACAGGGGATTACGCGGCGCAGTTTCCTGAAATTCTGCAGCCTCACGGCGGCCTCCCTGGGCCTCGGTCCGACATTTGCCCCGCAGATCGCGCATGCGATGGAGACCAAGCCGCGCATTCCCGTGCTCTGGCTGCACGGACTGGAATGCACCTGCTGCTCGGAGAGCTTCATCCGCTCGGCGCATCCGCTGGCGAAGGACGTCATCCTGTCGATGATCTCGCTCGACTATGATGACACGATCATGGCCGCCGCCGGACACGAGGCCGAGGCGATCATCGACGAGACGATACAGAAATACGACGGCAACTACATCTTGGCTTGCGAGGGGAACCCGCCCCTCAACCAGGAAGGCATGTCCTGCATCATTGGCGGACGGCCTTATCTGGAGCAGCTCAAGCACGCCGCCGACCACTGCAAGGCGATCATTTCCTGGGGTTCCTGCGCGTCGTGGGGATGCGTGCAGGCCGCGCGGCCGAACCCGACACAGGCGACGCCGATCCACAAGGTGCCGGGCCTCGCGCCCAAGCCGATCATCAAGGTGCCCGGCTGCCCGCCGATCGCCGAGGTCATGACGGCGGTGATCACCTATATCCTGACCTTCGAACGGTTCCCGGAACTCGACCGGCAGGGCCGCCCGAAAATGTTCTATTCCCAGCGCATCCACGACAAATGCTACCGCCGTCCGCATTTCGATGCCGGCCAGTTTGTCGAGCACTTCGACGACGAGGGCGCTCGCAAGGGCTACTGCCTCTACAAGGTCGGCTGCAAGGGACCGACCACCTACAACGCCTGTTCGACGGTGCGCTGGAACGGCGGCCTGTCATTCCCGATCCAGTCCGGCCATCCGTGCTTCGGCTGCTCGGAAGACGGTTTCTGGGACAAGGGATCGTTCTACGACCGCCTGACCGATGTCCACGGCTTCGGGATCGAGGCCAATGCTGACGAGATCGGCGGCACCGCGGCGACGGTCGTCGGCGCGGCAGCGGCGGCACATGCCGCGCTCAGCGCAGTCAAGCGTGCCCGCCAGAAGGGAGACGAAAAGTAA
- a CDS encoding nickel-dependent hydrogenase large subunit — MATIQTPNGFELDKSGRRVVVDPVTRIEGHMRCEVNVDENNMIRNAVSTGTMWRGLEVILKGRDPRDAWAFTQRICGVCTGTHALTSVRAVEDALGIDIPENANSIRNIMQLSLQIHDHLVHFYHLHALDWVNPVNALKADPKATSELQMATGPNHPKSSPGYFRDVQNRLRKFVESGQLGPFKNGYWTNPAYLLPPEADLMAVTHYLEALDFQKEIMTTRTIFGGKDIHPNWLVGGVPCAINMDGELAAGAPLNMERLNYVKGVIDRTLEFVKNVYIPDILAIGGFYKGWLYGGGLSSKSVLAYGDIPDRANDYSPENLMMPVGAIINGKLSEVHPVDLRDPEQVQEFVPHSWYSYPDEAKGLHPWDGITEPNYVLGANAKGTSTNIIELDEAAKYSWIKAPRWRGHAMEVGPLARYIVGYAQGHEYFTDQINRTLRALDVPVDALFSTLGRTAARALEAEWAAEMQVYFFDKLIANIKAGDTATANVEKFDPKTWPSEVKGVGFTEAPRGALAHWIKIKDTKIDNYQCVVPTTWNGSPRDNEGNIGAFEASLMNTKMERPDEPVEILRTLHSFDPCLACSTHVMGPDGEEMAEIKVR; from the coding sequence ATGGCCACCATCCAGACACCAAACGGTTTCGAACTCGACAAATCCGGCCGCCGTGTCGTCGTCGATCCGGTTACCCGGATCGAGGGGCACATGCGCTGCGAGGTCAATGTCGACGAGAACAACATGATCCGCAACGCGGTCTCTACCGGGACGATGTGGCGCGGGCTGGAAGTCATCCTGAAGGGCCGCGATCCGCGCGATGCGTGGGCGTTCACCCAGCGCATCTGCGGCGTGTGCACCGGCACGCATGCCCTGACTTCGGTGCGCGCCGTGGAAGACGCGCTCGGCATAGACATTCCGGAGAACGCGAATTCGATCCGCAACATCATGCAGCTTTCGCTGCAGATCCACGATCACCTGGTCCATTTCTACCACCTGCATGCACTCGACTGGGTGAACCCGGTCAATGCGTTGAAAGCCGATCCGAAGGCGACTTCGGAACTGCAGATGGCGACCGGCCCGAACCACCCGAAATCCTCTCCGGGCTACTTCCGCGACGTCCAGAACCGGCTGCGGAAATTCGTCGAGTCCGGGCAGCTCGGCCCGTTCAAGAACGGCTACTGGACCAATCCGGCCTACCTGTTGCCGCCGGAAGCCGACCTGATGGCGGTGACGCATTACCTGGAGGCGCTCGACTTCCAGAAGGAGATCATGACCACGCGCACGATCTTCGGCGGCAAGGACATCCATCCCAACTGGCTCGTCGGCGGGGTGCCGTGCGCGATCAACATGGATGGCGAACTGGCGGCGGGTGCGCCGCTCAACATGGAACGCCTGAATTACGTGAAGGGGGTCATCGACCGGACCCTCGAATTCGTGAAGAACGTCTACATTCCGGACATTCTTGCGATCGGCGGCTTCTACAAGGGGTGGCTCTACGGCGGCGGCCTGTCGAGCAAGAGCGTGCTCGCCTATGGCGACATTCCGGACCGGGCGAACGATTACTCGCCGGAAAACCTGATGATGCCGGTGGGCGCGATCATCAACGGGAAGCTCAGCGAGGTGCATCCGGTCGACCTGCGCGATCCCGAGCAGGTGCAGGAGTTCGTGCCGCATTCCTGGTACAGCTATCCCGACGAAGCCAAGGGTCTGCATCCATGGGACGGCATCACCGAGCCGAATTACGTTCTCGGCGCGAACGCGAAGGGCACGAGCACCAACATCATCGAGCTCGATGAAGCCGCCAAGTACTCCTGGATCAAGGCGCCGCGCTGGCGGGGTCATGCGATGGAGGTCGGCCCGCTGGCGCGCTACATCGTGGGCTACGCACAGGGCCACGAATACTTCACCGACCAGATCAACCGGACGCTGCGTGCCCTCGACGTTCCCGTGGACGCGCTGTTCTCGACGCTCGGACGCACTGCCGCCCGCGCGCTGGAGGCGGAATGGGCAGCCGAGATGCAGGTGTATTTCTTCGACAAGCTGATCGCCAACATCAAGGCCGGCGACACGGCGACCGCCAATGTCGAGAAGTTCGATCCGAAAACCTGGCCGTCGGAAGTGAAGGGCGTCGGCTTCACCGAAGCGCCGCGCGGCGCACTGGCTCACTGGATCAAGATCAAGGACACCAAGATCGACAATTACCAGTGCGTCGTGCCGACCACGTGGAACGGATCGCCGCGCGACAACGAAGGCAATATCGGCGCCTTCGAGGCTTCGCTGATGAACACCAAGATGGAGCGTCCGGACGAACCGGTGGAAATCCTGCGCACGTTGCATTCGTTCGATCCGTGCCTTGCCTGCTCGACCCACGTGATGGGGCCGGACGGCGAGGAAATGGCCGAAATCAAGGTTCGCTAG